Proteins from a single region of Festucalex cinctus isolate MCC-2025b chromosome 19, RoL_Fcin_1.0, whole genome shotgun sequence:
- the col11a2 gene encoding collagen alpha-2(XI) chain isoform X2 → MDIADCPLRKKRRPWSPRLTSVALAALVLALCQSTPAQAEPVDVLKAMQVTTLPEGVKKVPGFCTSRRSSNPDHAYRISKKAQISAPTKQLFSGRFPGNFSIMALVKAHAGLQAFLLSVYSEQGVQQLGIELGRSPVFLYEDQHGKPAPEHYPIFKGVNLADGKWHRIAISVSKKNVTLLLDCKKKMSLALPRSNNAEVDTNGITVFGARLLDEEVFQGDIQQLLIASNAQAAYDFCEHYSPDCDSPLPKTQAQDPNTYKTNGKAAPTKAGPVKAKPTPKSAKGGSFKVVKPPLPNKAPKSSTAKTPKSKPTAKPTATAVFLSKIKTTSAAQVKTTTAPAKSAKVVTEKKTNGKAVVEKTAKASSEVKGNGKVVVEKKVGGNGKSSAEKKAGHDKAASKANGKTSVEVKEVKVKVNGKTENKVSGEAKASKVTVVEKKGAKPETTTKSKTVVKIEKTTMSAATSASKVEATKAPKATKAAKAEPTKASKSSQVKSEVNVKTAVSKVPLVKPTVSKAMNAAVEKSATVKKVLTTAAPVRPTPPRPTKSKAMLDMNIKSLHKPFPPFDKTALSGTGVPAKKFDAGYQQDVDTEYSEADNTPTETDYFYEETLPEPEGEVVAQEENPTQSQVETAQAGEEVDSTRTDDVGEEHFTEEYVTGDVGLKEYDYSYRDYGEPMPEAREAEGDIGPALSAVTDEAGAAIRGQKGEKGEPAVLEPGMLIEGPPGPEGPAGPTGPPGSSGPPGSVGDPGERGPSGKAGLPGADGVPGPPGSSVMLPFRFGQSGGDKGPVVSAQEAQAAAILSQARMALKGPPGPMGFTGRPGPLGNPGSHGLKGESGDPGPQGPRGTQGLMGPPGKAGRRGRAGADGARGMPGELGTKGDRGFDGLPGLPGDKGHRGDTGSLGPPGPQGEDGERGDDGEVGPRGLPGEAGPRGLLGPKGPPGIPGPPGVRGNDGPVGPKGNLGPQGEPGPPGQQGTSGTQGMPGPQGAMGAPGEKGPTGKPGLPGMPGADGPPGHPGKEGPPGTKGNQGPNGPQGAIGYPGPRGIKGEQGIRGLKGHKGEKGEDGFPGIKGDFGVKGERGEIGVSGPRGEDGPEGPKGRVGPPGELGPLGSIGEKGKLGVPGLPGYPGRQGPKGSLGFPGFPGSNGEKGTRGLAGKAGPRGQRGPTGPRGQRGPRGATGKPGAKGTSGSDGPPGPPGERGLPGPQGANGFPGPKGPPGPPGKDGLPGHPGQRGEVGFQGKMGPPGPPGVVGPQGPSGETGPLGERGHPGPPGPPGEQGLSGPSGKEGTKGDPGPPGGPGKDGPPGLRGFPGERGLPGTPGGGGLKGSEGPAGPPGPAGSPGERGPAGTAGPVGPPGRPGPQGPPGNAGEKGVPGEKGPIGPAGRDGVQGPVGLPGPAGSPGGPGEDGDKGEVGEPGQKGAKGGKGEHGPPGPPGPMGPVGQPGPAGADGELGPRGQQGPFGAKGDEGSRGFPGAPGPIGLQGLPGPPGEKGENGDVGPLGPPGPPGPRGPAGPNGADGPQGPPGGLGNPGPIGEKGEPGEAGPPGIGGEPGKKGPRGERGEKGEAGQPGTAGAAGGRGRPGDDGPKGNPGPVGFPGDPGPPGEVGPRGQDGAKGEQGEDGEQGESGSPGPPGENGPPGPPGKRGPAGTRGPEGRQGEKGTKGDTGALGPPGKTGPVGPQGQPGKPGTEGLRGLPGSVGEQGSPGPAGPKGPPGPVGPPGLLGLRGDPGAKGEKGHPGLIGLIGPPGEQGEKGDRGLPGPHGSNGPKGETGMPGGTGPLGPAGPPGLPGPQGVKGAKGASGGSGPKGEKGVPGPAGLPGPPGEVIQPLPIQRSPKSKRSIDASQLLPESDPEMLASDTAGAEFLMAADGMEEIFGSLDSLRQEIETMRFPIGTRDSPARTCQDLRLSQPELQDGEYWIDPNQGCSRDSFKVFCNFTSGETCLYPHKSVNVVKMNSWEKETPGSWYSQFSTGGKFSYVDSDGEPVGVVQLGFLRLLSVVARQNLTYHCHRSVAWADQSANNDHQRALHFQGANEDELSYESNPYIKALVDGCSYRKGFDRTVLEINTPQVEHLPLLDIKVSDFGESNQQFGFEVGPVCFQG, encoded by the exons GTCGCTTCCCGGGGAACTTCTCCATTATGGCGCTGGTGAAGGCCCACGCCGGTCTCCAAGCCTTCCTCCTGTCAGTCTACAGCGAGCAGGGCGTCCAGCAGCTGGGCATCGAGCTCGGCCGCTCGCCCGTCTTCCTGTACGAGGATCAGCACGGCAAGCCGGCCCCCGAGCACTACCCCATCTTCAAAGGCGTCAACCTGGCTGATGGCAA GTGGCACCGCATCGCAATCTCCGTGTCCAAGAAGAACGTGACTCTGTTGCTGGACTGCAAGAAGAAGATGAGCCTGGCTTTGCCCCGCAGCAACAACGCCGAGGTGGACACCAACGGCATCACCGTGTTCGGAGCCCGACTGCTCGACGAGGAGGTGTTCCAG GGAGACATTCAACAGCTCCTGATCGCCTCCAACGCTCAGGCCGCCTATGACTTCTGTGAGCACTACAGCCCCGACTGCGACTCCCCCCTGCCCAAGACGCAGGCGCAAGACCCCAACACATAT AAGACAAACGGGAAGGCCGCACCCACCAAAGCCGGCCCCGTCAAAGCCAAGCCCACCCCTAAGTCAGCCAAGGGTGGGAGCTTCAAGGTAGTCAAGCCTCCCCTtcccaacaaagcccccaagtCTTCCACGGCCAAGACGCCCAAATCCAAGCCCACCGCCAAGCCCACCGCCACCGCTGTCTTCTTGTCCAAGATCAAGACCACGTCGGCCGCTCAGGTGAAGACCACCACCGCCCCGGCTAAGAGCGCTAAAGTGGTTACTGAGAAGAAGACCAATGGAAAAGCCGTCGTGGAGAAAACCGCTAAAGCTTCGTCCGAGGTCAAAGGTAACGGCAAGGTGGTCGTCGAGAAGAAGGTTGGCGGGAATGGAAAGTCCTCCGCCGAGAAGAAAGCTGGACATGATAAAGCCGCGTCGAAAGCTAATGGCAAAACAAGCGTGGAGGTGAAAGAAGTCAAGGTCAAAGTTAACGGCAAAACCGAGAACAAAGTTAGCGGTGAGGCTAAAGCTAGCAAGGTTACTGTGGTAGAAAAGAAAGGCGCAAAACCCGAAACCACTACAAAATCAAAGACTGTCGTCAAAATAGAGAAGACTACGATGAGCGCGGCAACATCCGCATCCAAAGTAGAAGCTACCAAAGCGCCAAAGGCCACGAAAGCAGCAAAAGCCGAGCCCACGAAAGCATCGAAATCCTCTCAAGTCAAATCCGAGGTCAACGTGAAAACCGCCGTTTCCAAAGTCCCCCTCGTCAAGCCCACGGTCAGCAAAGCCATGAATGCGGCGGTGGAGAAGTCGGCCACCGTGAAAAAGGTCCTGACCACCGCGGCTCCCGTCCGGCCCACTCCCCCGAGACCCACCAAGTCCAAGGCGATGCTGGACATGAACATCAAGTCCCTGCACAAACCTTTCCCGCCCTTCGACAAGACGGCGCTGAGTGGCACCGGCGTTCCGGCCAAGAAATTTGACGCCGGTTACCAACAG GATGTAGACACTGAATATTCCGAGGCTGACAACACCCCCACAGAGACCGATTATTTCTATGAGGAGACGCTGCCAGAACCAGAGGGTGAGGTGGTCGCTCAAGAAGAGAACCCCACGCAG TCGCAGGTGGAGACGGCTCAGGCGGGGGAGGAGGTGGACTCGACCAGGACGGACGATGTCGGTGAGGAGCACTTCACCGAGGAGTACGTGACCGGCGACGTGGGCCTGAAGGAATACGACTATTCCTATCGGGACTACGGCGAGCCCATGCCCGAGGCCCGAGAGGCGGAAGGCGACATTGGCCCCGCCCTGTCCGCCGTGACGGACGAGGCAGGC GCGGCCATCCGAGGACAGAAGGGTGAGAAAGGAGAGCCCGCCGTGCTCGAGCCT GGTATGCTGATCGAAGGACCTCCTGGACCTGAAGGACCTGCT GGTCCTACCGGCCCTCCCGGAAGCTCCGGTCCTCCCGGCTCTGTTGGCGATCCTGGCGAGAGG GGACCTTCCGGCAAGGCCGGACTGCCTGGCGCCGACGGCGTTCCCGGACCACCCGGATCCTCCGTGATGCTGCCT TTCCGCTTCGGCCAGAGTGGAGGCGATAAGGGCCCCGTCGTGTCTGCTCAGGAAGCCCAAGCGGCCGCCATCTTGTCACAGGCCAGG ATGGCTCTGAAAGGACCTCCTGGACCAATGGGATTCACCGGACGCCCCGGACCTCTG GGCAACCCAGGAAGTCATGGACTCAAAGGAGAAAGTGGAGACCCTGGTCCTCAG GGACCCAGGGGAACGCAAGGTTTGATGGGACCACCCGGCaaagcaggaagaaga GGTCGTGCCGGAGCTGATGGGGCCCGAGGCATGCCTGGAGAGCTTGGCACCAAG GGCGACCGCGGCTTTGATGGGCTTCCTGGTTTGCCCGGCGACAAAGGACACAGG GGGGACACGGGATCACTGGGACCCCCGGGACCTCAGGGAGAGGACGGCGAGAGG GGCGACGATGGCGAGGTCGGACCCAGGGGTCTCCCCGGTGAAGca GGACCTCGTGGTTTGCTCGGCCCCAAAGGTCCTCCAGGAATTCCCGGACCTCCT GGCGTTCGAGGAAATGATGGGCCCGTTGGTCCCAAGGGCAACCTG GGTCCTCAAGGAGAGCCCGGACCTCCAGGTCAGCAGGGGACATCGGGAACTCAG ggAATGCCAGGACCTCAGGGAGCCATGGGAGCCCCAGGAGAGAAG GGGCCCACAGGAAAACCAGGTCTGCCAGGAATGCCCGGCGCTGACGGACCCCCT GGTCACCCAGGAAAGGAGGGGCCACCTGGCACCAAAGGAAACCAG GGCCCCAACGGTCCCCAGGGAGCTATCGGTTATCCTGGCCCTCGTGGCATCAAG GGAGAGCAAGGAATCCGAGGACTGAAGGGCCACAAGGGAGAGAAG GGAGAAGATGGCTTCCCTGGAATTAAGGGAGACTTTGGCGTCAAAGGAGAGAGG GGTGAGATCGGCGTGTCGGGCCCCAGAGGAGAGGACGGCCCGGAGGGGCCAAAGGGCCGAGTCGGGCCCCCTGGTGAACTCGGTCCCCTCGGTTCCATTGGAGAGAAG GGCAAACTTGGCGTTCCTGGACTTCCCGGCTACCCCGGAAGACAAGGACCCAAG GGTTCTCTCGGGTTCCCAGGATTCCCTGGCTCGAATGGCGAGAAGGGCACAAGG GGTCTGGCTGGCAAAGCAGGACCAAGAGGACAAAGAGGACCAACG GGTCCCAGAGGGCAGCGAGGACCACGAGGCGCCACTGGAAAGCCAGGTGCAAAG GGAACTTCAGGAAGCGACGGCCCCCCTGGTCCACCTGGGGAGAGG GGACTGCCCGGACCTCAGGGAGCCAACGGTTTCCCCGGACCAAAGGGACCTCCT GGACCACCAGGAAAGGATGGACTGCCCGGACACCCTGGACAGAGAGGAGAAGTC GGTTTCCAAGGAAAGATGGGTCCTCCAGGACCTCCTGGTGTGGTCGGACCTCAG GGCCCATCTGGCGAAACCGGCCCCTTGGGCGAGCGTGGCCACCCCGGACCACCAGGTCCACCTGGAGAGCAGGGACTTTCCGGCCCCTCGGGCAAGGAAGGCACCAAGGGAGACCCGGGTCCCCCAGGAGGTCCAGGTAAAGACGGACCACCCGGACTGAGAGGCTTCCCTGGAGAGAGAGGACTGCCTGGTACCCCT GGCGGCGGAGGACTGAAAGGAAGCGAAGGACCTGCCGGACCTCCTGGACCTGCT GGATCTCCTGGTGAGAGAGGGCCTGCCGGCACTGCCGGACCTGTCGGACCCCCTGGTAGACCAGGCCCACAAGGACCCCCTGGTAACGCTGGAGAGAAGGGTGTTCCT GGTGAGAAAGGCCCAATCGGCCCTGCCGGTCGGGATGGCGTTCAGGGTCCAGTGGGTCTTCCGGGCCCAGCTGGATCCCCAGGAGGCCCTGGAGAGGATGGCGACAAG GGTGAGGTGGGCGAACCCGGACAGAAGGGAGCCAAGggtgggaaaggagagcac GGACCTCCTGGTCCACCTGGGCCGATGGGACCCGTCGGCCAACCTGGACCCGCC GGTGCTGACGGCGAGCTCGGACCAAGAGGCCAACAGGGACCTTTTGGTGCCAAAGGTGACGAAGGATCCCGAGGATTCCCCGGTGCACCCGGACCCATCGGACTGCAG GGACTGCCAGGACCGCCGGGCGAGAAGGGCGAAAACGGAGACGTCGGACCTCTG GGACCTCCAGGCCCACCAGGACCCCGCGGCCCTGCTGGACCCAACGGCGCTGAT GGTCCTCAAGGTCCTCCTGGAGGTTTGGGTAATCCTGGACCTATCGGAGAGAAG GGAGAGCCCGGAGAGGCTGGACCACCCGGAATTGGAGGAGAACCAGGAAAGAAG GGTCCTCGAGGCGAGCGCGGAGAGAAAGGCGAGGCCGGACAGCCCGGAACCGCTGGCGCCGCTGGAGGACGAGGACGGCCTGGAGATGACGGTCCTAAAGGAAACCCT GGTCCAGTTGGCTTCCCTGGTGATCCTGGTCCCCCCGGTGAGGTTGGACCCAGA GGTCAAGATGGCGCTAAAGGAGAACAAGGAGAAGATGGGGAACAGGGAGAATCT GGCTCTCCTGGTCCACCCGGAGAGAACGGACCTCCCGGCCCGCCAGGAAAGCGG GGTCCTGCTGGAACGAGAGGACCCGAGGGACGGCAAGGAGAAAAGGGAACCAAG GGCGACACGGGCGCCCTCGGCCCGCCAGGCAAGACGGGTCCCGTCGGTCCTCAAGGCCAACCAGGAAAACCAGGAACTGAGGGTCTACGAGGTCTCCCCGGATCAGTG GGTGAGCAAGGATCTCCTGGCCCTGCCGGACCAAAGGGACCACCCGGACCTGTT GGACCACCAGGTTTGCTGGGCCTGCGAGGAGACCCGGGTGCTAAAGGAGAGAAGGGACATCCCGGTCTTATCGGTCTTATTGGACCTCCGGGAGAGCAGGGAGAGAAAGGAGACCGAGGTCTTCCCGGACCTCACGGATCCAACGGACCCAAGGGAGAGACT GGAATGCCCGGCGGTACCGGACCCCTCGGCCCTGCTGGTCCTCCTGGTCTTCCT GGTCCTCAAGGAGTCAAAGGAGCCAAGGGTGCCTCT GGAGGATCGGGTCCCAAAGGAGAAAAGGGTGTTCCAGGACCAGCAGGACTTCCT GGCCCACCCGGCGAGGTCATCCAGCCGCTCCCCATCCAGAGGAGCCCCAAGTCCAAGCGCTCCATCGACGCCAGCCAACTGCTCCCCGAGTCCGACCCAGAAATGCTCGCCTCAGACACGGCCGGCGCCGAGTTCCTGATGGCCGCCGACGGCATGGAGGAGATCTTCGGTTCCCTCGACTCCCTGCGGCAGGAGATCGAGACCATGCGCTTCCCCATTGGGACGCGGGACAGTCCCGCCAGAACCTGCCAGGATCTCCGCCTCAGCCAGCCCGAGCTCCAAGATG GAGAGTACTGGATTGACCCCAACCAGGGCTGCTCCAGAGATTCTTTCAAGGTCTTCTGTAACTTCACCAGCGGCGAGACGTGCCTGTATCCCCACAAGAGCGTCAACGTG GTGAAGATGAACTCGTGGGAGAAAGAGACGCCAGGCTCCTGGTACAGTCAGTTTTCCACCGGCGGAAAG TTCTCCTACGTGGACTCTGACGGCGAGCCGGTGGGCGTGGTCCAGCTGGGATTCCTGCGCCTGCTGAGCGTGGTCGCCCGGCAAAACCTGACCTACCACTGCCACCGCTCGGTGGCCTGGGCCGACCAGAGCGCCAACAACGACCACCAGAGGGCGCTGCACTTCCAGGGCGCCAACGAAGACGAGCTGAGCTACGAGAGCAACCCGTACATCAAAGCGCTGGTGGACGGATGCTCT TATCGCAAAGGCTTCGACAGGACGGTGCTGGAGATCAACACGCCACAGGTGGAACATCTTCCTCTGCTGGACATCAAAGTGTCGGACTTTGGGGAGAGCAACCAACAGTTTGGATTTGAAGTGGGACCTGTGTGCTTCCAAGGCtaa